CTGACCTAAGCACCTAGttaacaaaaatcattttgcagAAACATCTGACACGCACTTACCAGTTTATCCTTGTCAGGTAGCTGCTTCCACACTTCTGCCAGCTTTTTACTAAGGTCTCCAAAATCTGTTCGGAGGAAAAATAGACAGGCTCAAAATAgattaaagaataaaaccacAGTGAGGACACAGGGATTTTATGTGAATTTCAACACTGTGAAAAACTGGCCAATGCACACACGTTTAGAAAGCAGTGCCTTTTACACATGGAACATTCCACACTGTCTAAAAATGATTTCCACTGTGCATTTCCTTACTGTCAATGACACTGGGAATACAAGATCACACATGCGTATGCaggaaaataacacaaagaaaacaactcttTAAGTAACGAAAGGAAGAGTAGGTAATTTCTTCATCCAGATTCACAGCTTGGTTAAAATGCAATGAATCAAATCATAAAATCAATTTCTGTCCCTCCTACCTCAAAAAATCAGAGGTTGGTATGAAGGAGAAGGTATGTCCTGCTAATTAATTAGACTGATGTATAatcagaggagaggagaggagaggagaggagaggagaggagaggagaggagagaggagaaggagaggagaggaagaggaagaggaagaggaagaggaagagagagggagaggggggagggagagggacaGGGAcaggaagggggagggggaggggagggagagggggagagggaagaggagaggagagggagagggagagggagagagagggagaaggagaatagggagagggagaaagaaggagaagagaagagaaagagaagagaaagagaagagaagagaagagaagagaagagaagagaagagaagagaagaagaagagaagagaagagaagagaagagaagagaagagaagagaagagaagagaagagaaagagaagagaagagaagctATGTTTTCTCTCACCTATCCCAGGGTGCTCAGACACAATGTTTGTTCGATATTCCTTACAGAACACTTGATAGGCAgacatgtttttcttctttggctagaaaagaagaaaaaaaaaggaaacaaagatttttaattatatagAGATGTACTcaatttctttaataatttgACATTTAtcagaaacttaaaaaaagaCATGGTGATTAGATAAGGAAGATAAAATAGCCATGTTTTACATGTTCTGGCCAAATTCAGCAGTTTTGAAAGCAATATGAACTGGACAGAACCAGTTTTAATGTAAGACTTATTCTGCAACAACTACTGATGCATTTCATTCCTAAGTCAAAAGTTTTGCGATTCTAAATCCAGGAGCAACAAATAACTCTGTAAACATACCTCagttttcaaatttaaaattgaaaaaaacctcacaacTGTCTACTATTCACAGTTCCAACAAGGATCTGTCAAAGCAgatcagctttttttctgtttcagtgttcgTGTTTTGTACTTTACAAACGATTCTTACAAATCACTTTatgttttcaggaaaacagTTTGTACAAGTACACTGATAACAGATGCATAAGGAATTGTCAAGCTCTGATCAAAAAAAACTTTACACATAAAGCAGAATAGCTGAGTAAATTTGGGCTACACAAAGCAACACTGTCTATGCGGATGTACAAAACCTTTCCTTTCCCTATAtataaatacactgaaaattaGTCTGGACTGGAAATCTTAGACGTGCTCCAATAAATGGATAAATAACTTCAGTCTTTCAGCTTACAACTCAGTTCCTTCCTACAGGAACTGACATGATGGACTACAAGACAGCCAGAACAGCCCAGAATTCTACTGGTAATAGTTAGAGCCAGCAACCTTAGCGAATGATGCAGTGGTGGCATAATCTGTACCAAGTATATCAAATAGAACATTTTCAAAGGAGCTATACTGGCTAAAGACTGCCTGtgtcacaaaacaaagaaacaaactatGATTAATATTCCCTCTGCTAAAAACCTGAAACACAGTAGAGGAAACATTTCAGCCAAACATGCTGTGTGAAACCATCAATGCTGACATTACTTATACTTCAACTTAACACATCTTTGTAACATTGTGTAATTCAACAGTACCCATCTCCCAATTTCTAGTTCCCCTcgtttttttccttactttttctctgtccctttctttttctctttccttttctctttccttttccttttccttttctctttccttctctttttccttctctctttccttttccttttctctttctctttccttttctctttctttttccttttctctatccttctctttttctctttccttctccttttctctttccttctccttttctctttccttttccttttctctttccttctccttttctctttccttttctttttcccacttctcagctttttccttctccttttcttcctttttcctcctcttctcatTTTGTCCATCTGAGTGAAAAACAGCAGGATGAGGTGGAGGAAGAACATAGGGAGTGCTGGAAGGAGGTGGTGGTGACACTGTTATTTCCGTTGCTGCCACAGAAGAGTGCCCAGAACTCTTTTTAGACTTAGAGTGCCTCTTCTCCCTGTGCctctccttgtctttttttttcttacttttttttgacttctttttcttcttaatttccCGGTAGGAGTCATCTATCACTAGCTCACCAGCCTCCAATTCCCCACCAGAAGAGGATCCTGATTCTGGTGGTGCCTCCACACCTGAAATCTCATACTCACTCCCATGGCCTTCTGAAAAAACAGATGTGTCAGCACCAAAACTCTCTGAAGGGGGATGTGAGTCTGGAGGTTTGTGCTTCTTCCGAGATGACTTCAGGAAGCCATGCAGTTCGTGACCCGGATGAAATGACCCTTGTTCATCTCGAGACGATTTCTTTGAGGATTTTTTTGAGAAAGAATCATCGTCTGtagcactgcttttctcttttggcGAAAGGATAAGCTTCATCTTCAAGCCATCAGGCTCACGAAGGGTAAGTGTCTCTGTGTTCACGTAAAGAGGTTtcatttttttagttttgtggAAGCTGCCATCGTCCACTGAGtgctctgcactgctcccaCTCATCTTCTTCTTGTGgtgctcctttctgctttcagaatgtCCAGAGGAAGAATAAGATGATTTTTCAGAGGTCTTCTTTGAAGACTTAGAGCTTGTGGATAAAGGTGTGGCGATAGCCTTGAGTAGATCCATGTTTTTGTCAGTGGAGGACGGGCTagaaactgcttttttcttcttctttgatgGTAGATCCAAAGATGAAAGACCTGAAAATGGTCAAGAGAAC
The Coturnix japonica isolate 7356 chromosome 1, Coturnix japonica 2.1, whole genome shotgun sequence DNA segment above includes these coding regions:
- the HMGXB4 gene encoding HMG domain-containing protein 4, with translation MAYDDSKKKEEFLESDRSADDIRAHREKKRYYRDLVQEEERITTQDSELFLGTEHHRKKRKHSSDEFCSRGLSSLDLPSKKKKKAVSSPSSTDKNMDLLKAIATPLSTSSKSSKKTSEKSSYSSSGHSESRKEHHKKKMSGSSAEHSVDDGSFHKTKKMKPLYVNTETLTLREPDGLKMKLILSPKEKSSATDDDSFSKKSSKKSSRDEQGSFHPGHELHGFLKSSRKKHKPPDSHPPSESFGADTSVFSEGHGSEYEISGVEAPPESGSSSGGELEAGELVIDDSYREIKKKKKSKKSKKKKDKERHREKRHSKSKKSSGHSSVAATEITVSPPPPSSTPYVLPPPHPAVFHSDGQNEKRRKKEEKEKEKAEKEKPKKKNMSAYQVFCKEYRTNIVSEHPGIDFGDLSKKLAEVWKQLPDKDKLIWKQKAQYLQHKQNKAEATTVKRKASSSDGAPKIKASPPGAISPHKKSPTSTVVLPSSPGKAPETEPIDVAAHLQLLGESLSLIGHRLQETEGMVAVSGSLSVLLDSILCALGPLACLTTQLPELNGCPKHVLSNTLDNIAYIMPGL